The DNA window TATACATATGCATGATCCCATCGGTTTCGTTAAAAGCAATAGAATCGGCTCTTCCCTGAGCGTTGGATTTGTAAACCCTTGCTTTTTTATAGGCTCTTAAGAAGCTTTTTTTAATTTTAATATCGAGAGAATCCGGTCTTTGGTAAGAGATAATTTTTTCTGCGGCAAAGTAGACTGAATCTTTTTCCATTGCTTTTACTGCATATGGATTTTTAGTCATCATCGCTGAGTCTTTCTTTTCAAAAATCTCTCCGTACCCTCCTTTTATATATCTTCTCTCCTTCGGATCATCTAATGTTACATTTCCTGTCGCTTTACCAAATCCCGTAATTTGATTAAAGTACATATCATCACCGGTAAGGATTTTATCGTTATAAAATATCTTGGAATTCTTGTTAAGGAAAGCTTCCTTACTCCCCATTTTATAAGTTCCTCTTTCGGTATATACCCTGTTTTTAGGGTTTGCTCTGTTGGTAATCGTAGTAGGTCCGAAAAATTCGGCTGTATTGGTATTCTGATTCTGTTTGATATTAACCCCTTCAATAATATATTGGGCGTTATCTATTTTTACATTCCCTACAAAGTCGATCATTTTAGTGTTCAGAAAATAGGTGGCTGACTTTGTGTACATCACATTTCCCTGACTGTCTGCAATCGTTCCTCCTGTGTTAAAATAGGCCTGATTGGCAAGTCTGTCATAATACAGAATATCTGTTTTTATGGTTTGCTTCGGATCTGTAAGGACAACATTTTTTCGGGCAACCCCTTTTTGGGTATTTCCGTCATATTCCATTTCTCCGGCAGTAATTACCGAACCATCAGCATTCTGAAGCTTTGTATTGCCCATTGCTTTTACAAAGTTCTCTTCACTATATAATACAACTTCATCTGCTGTCAGAATAGATCCCTGATGTTCTATCTGAACATTTCCCGTAAAGTATTGGTTTCCCTCATATTTTGCAGGGTCTTTTATAATTTTATCCGCGTGGATGATTTTTACTTTGTCTTCCGGTTTTACCTGCTTTGGTTGTGCCGTTGAAGGAGTCTGTAAATAAGGATCTCTCTTCACGGGAGTTTTATCCTGCGCAAAACTGAGCGTGGAAATAAAAAGTAACAGAAAAAGGATTATTCTCATTAATTAGTCATTCTTAGTGCCATAGAAATACAGCGAATGAGAATCAATTTTTACGCCAAAAGCTTCTTCAATGGCTTCTTTGATTCCCTGGATTCTTGGGTCACAGAATTCAATAATTTCTTCAATTTCTTTATCAGAATCTTTTTTGTAGATCACCAGGTGATCATGTTGTTTGTCAAAATAAGACTTCTCATAAGATGAAGAGGTCAATGTTTTTTCTCCGAACTGATGCTTACGGATCAAACCTGCATCTAGGAAAATCTCAATAGTATTGTAAATGGTTGCTTTAGAAACATGGTATTTCTTCTGCATCATCAGAAGATACAGGTCATCAACATTAAAGTGATGATCCATATTATAAATCTCTTCCAATATCGTATATCTTTCAGGAGTGTTTCTGAACCCTTTTTCTAAAAGGTAATTTCTTAAAACATCCTTGATCAAAGCTATATTCTTTTCTTTTTGTACTGTATCCATTAAAAAAATTATCTACAAATTTATTGATTTTTATTTAAATAGATAGTATGGTTACACGCTCCCTGGATCAGGAATTGTGTCGGAAGTAACCAGATTGTTCGATCTTATTGTCATAAACAGTCAGTTCTGTGATCGGTGCAGATTCTACTTCAACGTTGTGAGAAGACACTCCCCAAGCCTTAAAGTCATCACTTCCTATATACTTAACAAAGTTGTAGATATTAAGGATAATCTTCTGTTTAACAGTCAAAAGAATATCGTTGATATAGGTGTTATCAATAATCACATATTTCAGATCCGGTGGTATATTATGAGCTCTTAAAGACGGATGGCTGCTTCTTGAAGGAATGGTTTCCTCTGCCATTAAATCTTTAAGCACCATATTAAAATAATCATTGATTCTTCGGTCTACTTTAAATCCTAAAAGGAAATTAATTTTATAAACCGTTCCAGGCAGAATTTCATCTACCGTATATTTGAATGTATATGGATCTTCCTGATTGACAATGCTTAAAATAAAGTAATGATCTGCTCTTTTTGGCTGTTTTTTGATGATGGAATAAATAATTTTTGATTCTACCTCATCATTTCTTTTTGCACGGCTCAAATAAGCCAGATTGGTTGCATATTTCGGAATAGTTTCATCCAGTTTCATATCTTTAAGAATAGAAACATATTTTTCAATTTTTACAAACTGGATAAATCTTGTCTTGATCAGTCGACCATTATACCAGGCATACATAGATAATCCTATGGAACCGGCTAATACAACTGTAATCCAACCTCCTTCCATGAATTTGATAATATTGGCACTAAAGAACCCTAGTTCAATAGACAAATACGTCAAAGCAAAGAATAATATTAAGACTTTACTTATTCTATGTTTCAATAACCAGAAAATAAGTAGAATTGTTGTCATCAACATCGTTACTGTAATGGAAAGACCATAGGCCGCTTCCATTTTTCCCGATTCTCTGAAATGCAGTACTACAATAATACACAAGATCAAAAGTCCCCAATTGATTCTTGGAATATACATCTGCCCTTTAACCCCTGAAGGGTAATCAATTTTCTGATTAGGCCATAAGTTAAGAGACATTGCTTCTGAGAAAATGGTAAAAGAACCTGTAATTAACGCCTGGCTGGCGATAATTGCTGCTGCAGTTGCTAAAATAACACCCGGGATAATCATCCACTCTTCCATAATCCCAAAGAACGGGTTTACTACAGAAAATCCAGGCTTGCTGTAATTGGTCAGAAGCCATGCTCCCTGCCCAAGATAGTTTAGAATAAGCATAACCTTTACAAAGCCCCAGCTTACTCTTATATTTTTGGCACCACAGTGTCCCAAATCTGAATAAAGAGCTTCTGCCCCGGTAGTACAAAGGAAGACTGCACCTAAAATAACGATTGCACTTGGTGAATTTACAATAAGCTTGTATGCATAATAAGGATTGAAAGATCTTAAAATCTCAAAATTTTCGCTTAAATGCATTACTCCCAAACCGCCCAATACCAAAAACCAGACCACCATTACAGGGCCAAAAAACTTCCCGATAAAGCTGGTTCCGAATTGCTGTACCACAAAGATTACAATCAAAATTCCAATGGTGATAGGAACAACAGGCGTATGGGGATTATAAATTTCCAAACCTTCAATGGCCGACATCACTGTAAGCGACGGCGTAATCACGCCATCTGCAATAAGTGCGGCTGCTCCTACAATTGCTATAAGATACAACCATCCTTTTTTGAGGTTTCTAACTAGTGAAAACAAGGCTAAAATACCTCCTTCTCCTTTGTTATCCGCTCTTAGAGCAATGATCACATATTTGATGGTAGTCTGAAGGGTCAGTGTCCAAATAATACAGGAAAGTGCTCCTTCTATATATTCGTTAAAGGGCATATTACTCCCTTGATTCCTTGCATTTACAATCGCTTTCATTACGTAAAGCGGTGAGGTTCCTATATCTCCAAAAACAATTCCGAGAGAAACTAAAACTCCAATAAAAGAAAGTTTTTTTATATCAAAATGATAACCATCTTCTGTAACGTCTGCCATGTCAGCTTATTTATTTTAAACGCGCAAATTTATACTAATTTTATGACGTCAAGAACTTTTCTTCATGAATATAATAAATGAAAAAACTTCCTTTCGGAAGTTTTTTTCTATTACTATTTTACGTACATCGCCTTTTTAATTTCCTCTTTTACTTTTTCAAGCTTAGGGAACCACTCTGCAAATAATGCTGCAGAATAAGGTGCAGGTGCATCAGGAGTGGTAATTCTCTTGATTGGAGCATCCAGATAATCGAATGCTTTTTGCTGTACCATGTATGTAATTTCCGAAGAAATTGAACCAAACGGCCAAGCTTCTTCTAAAATAACTAATCTATTTGTTTTCTTTACAGATTCTAAAATTGTATCAAAATCAAGAGGACGAACGGTTCTAAGATCAATCACTTCAACAGAGATTCCTTCTTTTTCCATATCTTCAGCTGCCTGAATAGCCAACTTCATGATTTTACCGAAAGAAACTAAAGTAACATCTTTTCCTTCTCTCTTGATATCAGCTTTTCCTATTGGTAAGTAATATTCTTCCTCAGGAATTTCCATTTTATCACCGTACATCTGCTCAGATTCCATGAAGATTACCGGGTCATTATCCTGGATCGCTGTTTTCAACAATCCTTTTGCATCATAAGGATTAGAAGGTACTACTACTTTAAGACCAGGACAGTTGGCAAACCAACCTTCAAAAGCCTGAGAGTGAGTAGCTCCTAATTGTCCTGCAGAAGCAGTAGGGCCACGGAAAACGATTGGACAGTTCCACTGCCCGCCACTCATCTGACGGATTTTAGCCGCGTTATTGATAATCTGATCAATTCCTACCAAAGAGAAATTGAATGTCATAAATTCTACGATTGGTCTGTTACCGTTCATTGCTGCACCAACAGAGATCCCGGTAAATCCAAGCTCTGCAATTGGAGTGTCAATTACTCTTTTCGGACCAAATTCATCCAGCATTCCTTTTGAAGCTTTATATGCACCATTATATTCTGCAACTTCCTCCCCCATCAGATAGATGGATTCGTCTTTACGCATTTCCTCGCTCATTGCCTGTGCAATTACCTCACGAAAAGTATATTCTGCCATATTTTCTTGAAAAATTTAGACTACAAAAATAGTGTTTTTTTATTATACACATAATAAAAAGGCATCTCATTTGAGTGGAAGGACTTAATATTAATTTATTTAAAACCGTTTTCTTCCTGTTTACTCAATTCTTTGTAGTTGTTTCTAAGATCAACAAGAATTTTACCATAAGTCCTTTTGTAAACCACATATAGAAGATAAAACCCAATCAACGTGACAACTCCAAAAATCACATAATTCCCCATTTCAGGTACCATTGTTTCAGGGTTACTTGGTGGCCCCTTAATGTGATGGCCCGCATTCCATCCGTCTTTTGCTCCTGCCATAAAATCTCTGGTATCATGGTCAAAACGAATGATACTATCTATGAGAGCAAAAAGTACTGAAAGACATGCATACCCCAATATTATCCTTCTCAAGTTTAAAATATTCTTCATCAATGTAGTACTATTCTGCCCGGATTTCATGGCACGAAACAGAAGCACAGCAAGTATTGTAAAAATTACAAACAATCCCATTCTAATATAGGGGAACCGATAGTCTATATAGCCATAGACAGTCCACAACAAAATTTCTATAAGCCCAATAATCAGTAATGTTTTGGTGATAGAAACTGATTTATTTTTTATCATATTAAAAATTTCGTTTTCAGAATACTCTTTAAACTCACCTGTACCTTTGTTCCAGTCTTTTTTTAATAATTCCAGTTCTTCCATATTATTTTGTGCTTATTTTATTTTTTAAATTGTTTTTTGCTCTGTTCATTTTCACTCTTGCATTCCCTTCGGTGATTCCCAGAATGTCACCAATCTCTTTGTAAGGTTTATCTTCCAGGTATAACATTATTAAAGCTTTTTCTACATCAGATAATTCATAAATTGCTTTGTACATCTTCTTCAGTTTATGTTCATCATCTTCGTAATCTTCATATTCCATTTTCAGAGACGAAACATCTATTTCAGAGGTCTGCATGTTCTTTTTTTGAGGTTTCCTGAACAGAGCAATGGCTGTATTCAGAGCTACACGATACATCCAGGTAGAAAATTTTGCTTCTCCTTTAAATCCTGAAAAAGATTTCCATAACTGGATGGTTATTTCCTGAAAAAGGTCCTGATGGTCTTCGGGATTATTGGTATATATTTTACATATTTTATGAATAAGCCGTTGATTGGGCTTAAAAAAATCTACAAAAGTCTTCTCCTGTTCTGTGCTCATATATTATAAGTGGGAAGATTTTATTTTCGTTACAGATATTTTCAAAAAAAAACAACATTTCATTTCTGAAATGCTGCTTTAAAATTCTATTTAAACTTATATTAATTAGCTTTCTCCCAAACCTGGGTTCTTCCTAATAAAGATAGTCCTAAGTAACCTCTTACATTCAGCTTATCTCCGCTTCGTGTAATTGTACATTTGTACGTTTTCCCTGTTTTAGGATCAGTAATGCTTCCGCCTGTAAACTCATCTCCATCTTTTTGTAATCCTCTGATGATTTCCAATCCCAAAATTGGTTTTCCTTTTCTGTCATCCTTACAAGGTGTACAATTGGGATCAGCAGGTTTTATCAACAATTGAGAAACTTTTCCATAATATTTCCCATCTGACTTTTTAAATATCTCCACAATAGATTTTGCCTGTTTTGTTTCGTCATCTATTGTTTTCCACTTGCCTTCTATCTGTGCAAAAGTAAGCACACCGAATAAAGAAAGCGCGAATGTTAATAATAATTTTTTCATATTTCTTATAGTTTTAATTTCAATACAATATTCTTATCTATGTATTGATAAAAATATAAATTAATTTTCAACAAACAAAAACTTTTGTTATACAAAGCATAAAGGCTATGGAAGACTGCTCAAAAGCAAAATGATTTAAGGTTGGAGGAGAGAAGTTATTATTGCCGTTTTAAAAAAATTCCGCCCTCCAGATTTTATATTTAATTCAGCTTTCTGTTAATCACCCTGTTCATATAATCCTGATACCAGGCTTTTGCAGTTTGCTTTCCTTTTTCTACTTCCGGAGTTTTAAGCTCCTTGATCAGGTTCTTTTCAAGTCCTAAATCAGCTTTATCATATACCCCTACGATATCTTTACCGTCAAAACGATAGATATAATTCCCGATCATAAACTGTTCTGTGCTTCCGTCAGAGTTCACAATAATAGAAGAATAATCCTTATCACTTACCAGACTTCGTCCCCAGCTTCTTATGGGTTTATTGTATCCGATAAGATCTGCCAAAGTAGGATAAATATCTGTTTGTTGTGCCATTTCAGGGTTTACTCCTTTTAACTGATAATCCGGATTAGGGGAATAGAATATCAATGGAACGGCAAACCGGTTCATTGCTTTTTCATATTCAGGATAATAAATCTGATTGGTATGATCTCCTGTAAACACGAAGATTGTATTGTGGAACCAAGGTTCTTTTTTAGCCGTTTCAAAATATTTTTTAATGGCATAATCCGTATATTGTATCGGTTCATGCATTTCTATTTTCCCTTTTTTAAACTTATCATTATATTTCTCAGGAATTTTAAAAGGGTGGTGTGAAGAAGCGGTAAAGACAGTGGTCATAAAAGGCTGCTTCTTTCCTACATTTTTGGCAAAATACTGAAGAAAGGGTTCATCCCATATTGCCCACATTCCATCAAAATCCTCATCGTGATTGTATTCTGTTTTTCCAAAATAATGCTTAAATCCTAAGATATTACCGAATCCCAGAAATCCCATAGAACCATTGGGTGCGCCATGGTAAAAAGAGGTATCGTACCCAAGATCATTACAAACAGAAACTATAGACTGTATTTTCTGGTTAGAATATGGTGAACCCGTAAAAGCATCTGTAAGACTGGGAATCCCTGCCAACACACTGCTCATGCCGTGGATAGATTGTCTCCCATTGGCAAATGCGTTAGGAAAAATAAGACTCTGGCCGGCCAGACTATCCATAAACGGAGTATAGGAAACATAGTCTTTAATATTTTTCTCTTTATTAAAGGCTCCGGAATATTCTCTTCCGAAAGATTCTACAATGAAAATAACAATGTTGGGACGGTTTTCAACTTTGCGATCATATACTTTATAAGGTTGGACATTTTCATCAATATATTTTTCATCAACGAAATGAACTTCCTTAAAATTATTGGTATTTAAAGTTCTGAAGAATGAAAAAGTACTATTAAGAACGACATTTCCTTGCAGAGGATTAGCTACAAACCGGGTAGCATCCACCATATTGATAGGTCTTGTACTGTGTTTAAAATCTCCACGGATCCCTCCTACCACCAATACTGTTGTGATGCATAAGGTAAGTATGGAAAAAATAAAGTACGGAATCAGCTGCACAGGTTTCCTTTCTTCTATTTTTATCTTTTTATATAAAAATACCCACAGGGCCATTAAAATAACATACCAGATAAAGACAAACGGGTGCTGTCCTATGGAAATCATCAGCGTCTGGGAAACATTAGACTCATGTTCGGCTACCTGAAATACTGCTGATGTAAGCCTGGCCTGCGAAAATTTATAATAAATAAAATCTCCGAAATTCATTCCGTATGCTACCCCATTGGTAATGAAGTAAATCCAGAACAGAACTTTTTGAAAGCCTTTTTTGGTATTGATTACCAACGGCAAAAGACTCAGAAGTATGAATAGTGCATTAACGTATAAAATCGCAGTGGTATCGAAAGCTATACCATGATAAGCCAGCTTTATATACTCTGAAACGGAATCAACTTTTATCAGGTCTTTATTAAAGTACCAGAATAAAAGTCTTGCGATCTGATAAAAAAAGTATGCTAAAAAAATTCTGTACAATAAAACCAGAATTTCCTGTTTTCTAATTTCCTTTTTCATGACATGCAAAGGAAATTAAAATTATTAAAATAAAAAAACGCTAAAAAGAATAATTTTCAGTTTACGAGGAATAGGTATCTGTTTTATATTTAAAATGATAAAAGCAAAGACCGGCAAAAGCTACAATAGCTGTAATGAAAGAAAATAGAACTGCAGCAGAAACTGAAATATCAGGATTAAAGGTAAAATACTGTGCCGCTTTCATAAAAAGCCATTCTCTGACACCAATTCCGGAAAAAGAAATAATGCTGAGTGTGGAACTGATCAGAAAGACCACAAAATACAACACCATACCATCAACCTGCATCAATGATTTTAAAATAAAATACACTGAAACCAGCTGAAGCACCTGTACGCTTAATGAATATAGTAATGTCTGGTAAAATATATTTTTAAATTGAGGAAAATAGGTTCTAAAAAAAAGTCTAGCCAAAAAGATGGTAGTAATGACTATTGGAATGATCAATAGCTTCAGGGCACCGCTCAACATCATCGTCATTAATCCCTCAATCAAAAGAATGATGGCAAATAATCCGGAAATCCTGTCGCAAAATACCGACTTGGTCAGTTTCTTTATATTCCATCTGAATTTTTTATGAAGTGTATAAATTTTATAAGCATCACCGCCTACTCCTCCGGGAATAAAGAAATTATAAAACATTCCCAACAGATAAAGTTTAAAATTATCCGTCTTATGAATCAAAAAGTTCTGGGCATGAAAATATAAC is part of the Chryseobacterium lactis genome and encodes:
- a CDS encoding KUP/HAK/KT family potassium transporter; the protein is MADVTEDGYHFDIKKLSFIGVLVSLGIVFGDIGTSPLYVMKAIVNARNQGSNMPFNEYIEGALSCIIWTLTLQTTIKYVIIALRADNKGEGGILALFSLVRNLKKGWLYLIAIVGAAALIADGVITPSLTVMSAIEGLEIYNPHTPVVPITIGILIVIFVVQQFGTSFIGKFFGPVMVVWFLVLGGLGVMHLSENFEILRSFNPYYAYKLIVNSPSAIVILGAVFLCTTGAEALYSDLGHCGAKNIRVSWGFVKVMLILNYLGQGAWLLTNYSKPGFSVVNPFFGIMEEWMIIPGVILATAAAIIASQALITGSFTIFSEAMSLNLWPNQKIDYPSGVKGQMYIPRINWGLLILCIIVVLHFRESGKMEAAYGLSITVTMLMTTILLIFWLLKHRISKVLILFFALTYLSIELGFFSANIIKFMEGGWITVVLAGSIGLSMYAWYNGRLIKTRFIQFVKIEKYVSILKDMKLDETIPKYATNLAYLSRAKRNDEVESKIIYSIIKKQPKRADHYFILSIVNQEDPYTFKYTVDEILPGTVYKINFLLGFKVDRRINDYFNMVLKDLMAEETIPSRSSHPSLRAHNIPPDLKYVIIDNTYINDILLTVKQKIILNIYNFVKYIGSDDFKAWGVSSHNVEVESAPITELTVYDNKIEQSGYFRHNS
- a CDS encoding DUF2147 domain-containing protein: MKKLLLTFALSLFGVLTFAQIEGKWKTIDDETKQAKSIVEIFKKSDGKYYGKVSQLLIKPADPNCTPCKDDRKGKPILGLEIIRGLQKDGDEFTGGSITDPKTGKTYKCTITRSGDKLNVRGYLGLSLLGRTQVWEKAN
- a CDS encoding RNA polymerase sigma factor, with protein sequence MSTEQEKTFVDFFKPNQRLIHKICKIYTNNPEDHQDLFQEITIQLWKSFSGFKGEAKFSTWMYRVALNTAIALFRKPQKKNMQTSEIDVSSLKMEYEDYEDDEHKLKKMYKAIYELSDVEKALIMLYLEDKPYKEIGDILGITEGNARVKMNRAKNNLKNKISTK
- a CDS encoding LTA synthase family protein produces the protein MKKEIRKQEILVLLYRIFLAYFFYQIARLLFWYFNKDLIKVDSVSEYIKLAYHGIAFDTTAILYVNALFILLSLLPLVINTKKGFQKVLFWIYFITNGVAYGMNFGDFIYYKFSQARLTSAVFQVAEHESNVSQTLMISIGQHPFVFIWYVILMALWVFLYKKIKIEERKPVQLIPYFIFSILTLCITTVLVVGGIRGDFKHSTRPINMVDATRFVANPLQGNVVLNSTFSFFRTLNTNNFKEVHFVDEKYIDENVQPYKVYDRKVENRPNIVIFIVESFGREYSGAFNKEKNIKDYVSYTPFMDSLAGQSLIFPNAFANGRQSIHGMSSVLAGIPSLTDAFTGSPYSNQKIQSIVSVCNDLGYDTSFYHGAPNGSMGFLGFGNILGFKHYFGKTEYNHDEDFDGMWAIWDEPFLQYFAKNVGKKQPFMTTVFTASSHHPFKIPEKYNDKFKKGKIEMHEPIQYTDYAIKKYFETAKKEPWFHNTIFVFTGDHTNQIYYPEYEKAMNRFAVPLIFYSPNPDYQLKGVNPEMAQQTDIYPTLADLIGYNKPIRSWGRSLVSDKDYSSIIVNSDGSTEQFMIGNYIYRFDGKDIVGVYDKADLGLEKNLIKELKTPEVEKGKQTAKAWYQDYMNRVINRKLN
- a CDS encoding pyruvate dehydrogenase complex E1 component subunit beta; this encodes MAEYTFREVIAQAMSEEMRKDESIYLMGEEVAEYNGAYKASKGMLDEFGPKRVIDTPIAELGFTGISVGAAMNGNRPIVEFMTFNFSLVGIDQIINNAAKIRQMSGGQWNCPIVFRGPTASAGQLGATHSQAFEGWFANCPGLKVVVPSNPYDAKGLLKTAIQDNDPVIFMESEQMYGDKMEIPEEEYYLPIGKADIKREGKDVTLVSFGKIMKLAIQAAEDMEKEGISVEVIDLRTVRPLDFDTILESVKKTNRLVILEEAWPFGSISSEITYMVQQKAFDYLDAPIKRITTPDAPAPYSAALFAEWFPKLEKVKEEIKKAMYVK
- a CDS encoding OstA-like protein, producing the protein MRIILFLLLFISTLSFAQDKTPVKRDPYLQTPSTAQPKQVKPEDKVKIIHADKIIKDPAKYEGNQYFTGNVQIEHQGSILTADEVVLYSEENFVKAMGNTKLQNADGSVITAGEMEYDGNTQKGVARKNVVLTDPKQTIKTDILYYDRLANQAYFNTGGTIADSQGNVMYTKSATYFLNTKMIDFVGNVKIDNAQYIIEGVNIKQNQNTNTAEFFGPTTITNRANPKNRVYTERGTYKMGSKEAFLNKNSKIFYNDKILTGDDMYFNQITGFGKATGNVTLDDPKERRYIKGGYGEIFEKKDSAMMTKNPYAVKAMEKDSVYFAAEKIISYQRPDSLDIKIKKSFLRAYKKARVYKSNAQGRADSIAFNETDGIMHMYTKPILWSGEKQVTGDKIEAYFNTKNENIDSLRVIGNAFAISKVDSLNLKDEFNQVKGKFMTVYYEKNDIKEARVVGNAQSIVYVDDTDQETKKPERIGITLSACGIIGALFEERALQIISCSIGATSDTYPMSKIEPGRRKFPDFNWNTRDRIKKWQDILVDSPEYEETKYTSDSELFDKAQKAIDDEKAKEEAKKPKRTRK
- a CDS encoding Fur family transcriptional regulator, which encodes MDTVQKEKNIALIKDVLRNYLLEKGFRNTPERYTILEEIYNMDHHFNVDDLYLLMMQKKYHVSKATIYNTIEIFLDAGLIRKHQFGEKTLTSSSYEKSYFDKQHDHLVIYKKDSDKEIEEIIEFCDPRIQGIKEAIEEAFGVKIDSHSLYFYGTKND
- a CDS encoding lysylphosphatidylglycerol synthase transmembrane domain-containing protein; amino-acid sequence: MKKLRKISSVMLKVGVSGVLLYFVFRKIPFSEIGKLIKTSNPLFLILALGVFGLSQMISSQRLLLYFHAQNFLIHKTDNFKLYLLGMFYNFFIPGGVGGDAYKIYTLHKKFRWNIKKLTKSVFCDRISGLFAIILLIEGLMTMMLSGALKLLIIPIVITTIFLARLFFRTYFPQFKNIFYQTLLYSLSVQVLQLVSVYFILKSLMQVDGMVLYFVVFLISSTLSIISFSGIGVREWLFMKAAQYFTFNPDISVSAAVLFSFITAIVAFAGLCFYHFKYKTDTYSS